A portion of the Scleropages formosus chromosome 15, fSclFor1.1, whole genome shotgun sequence genome contains these proteins:
- the pcare1 gene encoding photoreceptor cilium actin regulator — protein MGCSPSRDHSLTGVQVSLRKGQTLLPGSHKSNADAQSEDGTSGGSSDPGGTDGKGQEREAGGGGRERSVAQLSQKLTLQTPSLSEVTLENAKLDKLYAQDIEICMSAHSKEILGDDEEDKQEKRGGRKTRKSKGNKAMKKRDKEKKSVEQKFDFPEPLVKAHQAAYAYLNPNISKYDVLLTLLDQITQTQLSLQPMATFMVLRYEEVNRALSDIADEGEKMLKNNGEHLAWPCPLKNLSANVIKIKETGSTTDSPPDLLQQLLQYTTQRMQMVSHSVGSIVDSALQEAVDYFASLSELLEEKLKAKQATEARLTRVLARIESAAVRRPSPDDSALYSEDSGIGADSWSLAESEHRRESLDSIGTVRPRWGTRDSVGTPAKRASSRRKLRGNISPSLSLNSVDSTCTLIATESLLGSASLDESDGEDKKNKEGDKEVEEQDKDGKVNGREQANSLPLDPCRTPRRLPIKRIENPQNVEMTLKMKDAISGRIRFVPSHRHGPKPEEKNSNGKGSSHWLEEEERQSKRPQSAAPAASPRRRTRPTQTKQHRSRSAESLRTKAEDPTLLELERTQKDLSQRLEKMTAGRSVEADKGTIHRRGGTQQHPNPQGCQGSSKPRNLSTSPKQERARFRRHSSGEKGASTEKEERKEKENKAETGPVRVLPPERTPPSLSEQPSPSNRGRNSVKKLIDTFSQGVEEKRNQRSARVLGPLRGVRKCGIPVIPGLENGETVHVVSNSNIHEGLGLGVSDKTEDLDLENLPPPPPEVLMDNSFETAQEPASVNNGDRAGSKGRSPLLQRATISQRLRASVQPVAVLPSRGSLRCGPPGSCSAWPVQQDDTIESKGSQLGVEPQSQEAVVLYEQSRKIIHLQCSTELPTEKNPADTRIKKASTTRYGGGVKQTESSLSESVSSTSPVNIPSQTPATPPISRARMLPSTPSNASSQNRRLPSPPVFKRQPTPPTSTSPSPSRKLPTPPSGQRTQPSPSQLPKTGSSPSSQWKAPSPPLSKQDVTPNTTSYPFKNPSPPASPRVQKWSRDNTSEGAVPLPPSVPRVSGNAHSVFCLASSSLFEAQPRTMSQPPQAWTPAGGSVLPRPWGGACRGRLSASMRSPQPFTRRNYLVRRPSLNLPTRTAVVSIAESCGSEPAISTQGLEDGPIDEEPLWGNQLDFRTANRSASHPDLCVVGQALQRE, from the exons ATGGGCTGCTCTCCATCCAGGGACCACAGTCTGACAGGAGTGCAGGTTTCCCTCAGGAAAGGCCAAACACTGCTTCCAGGCTCCCATAAGAGTAATGCAGATGCACAGTCAGAAGACGGGACAAGCGGAGGCTCCTCTGATCCAGGGGGGACGGATGGAAAAGGTCAAGaaagagaagctggaggaggcgGAAGGGAGAGGTCAGTTGCCCAACTTTCCCAGAAACTAACTCTACAGACTCCCTCGCTGTCTGAAGTGACTCTTGAGAATGCGAAACTTGACAAATTATATGCACAAGACATTGAGATATGTATGTCAGCTCACAGCAAAGAAATACTGGGAGATGATGAGGAGGATAAGCAAGAAAAAAGGGGTGGGCGGAAAACCAGGAAGTCTAAAGGAAACAAAGCGATGAAGAAGAgagataaggaaaaaaaatctgttgagcAAAAGTTTGACTTCCCAGAGCCCCTGGTGAAGGCTCACCAGGCTGCCTATGCCTACCTAAATCCCAATATTTCCAAGTATGATGTCCTGCTGACCCTCTTGGACCAAATTACCCAGACCCAGCTTTCCCTGCAACCTATGGCCACCTTCATGGTGTTGCGATATGAAGAAGTGAATCGTGCACTAAGTGACATTGCAGATGAGGGAGAAAAAATGTTGAAGAACAATGGTGAGCACCTGGCCTGGCCATGTCCACTGAAGAACCTTTCAGCCaatgtgattaaaataaaagagaCTGGGTCCACCACTGACTCTCCTCCAGACCTACTACAGCAACTGCTTCAGTATACTACGCAGAGGATGCAGATGGTAAGCCATTCAGTAGGCAGCATAGTAGACTCTGCCCTACAGGAAGCGGTGGACTACTTTGCCTCACTCTCTGAACTGCTTGAGGAGAAGTTGAAAGCCAAGCAGGCGACCGAGGCCCGGCTGACTCGGGTGCTGGCACGTATTGAGTCAGCAGCAGTCCGTAGACCGAGTCCAGATGACTCTGCATTGTACAGTGAGGATAGTGGGATTGGGGCAGACAGTTGGTCACTTGCAGAGTCTGAGCACAGGCGCGAGAGCTTGGACTCCATTGGGACAGTTAGGCCCAGGTGGGGCACCCGTGATTCTGTTGGCACCCCTGCTAAGCGGGCGAGCTCCAGGCGTAAACTGAGAGGCAACATTAGTCCAAGCCTTTCATTAAATTCGGTGGATTCTACATGCACCCTTATTGCCACAGAGTCGCTCCTGGGCTCAGCTTCTCTAGATGAAAGTGACGGAGAAGACAAAAAGAACAAGGAGGGAGATAAGGAGGTAGAGGAACAGGATAAAGATGGCAAGGTGAATGGCAGGGAGCAGGCAAACTCTTTGCCGCTAGACCCGTGTCGCACGCCCCGTCGCCTGCCAATCAAGCGTATTGAGAACCCTCAGAATGTAGAAATGACGCTCAAAATGAAAGATGCCATTAGTGGCCGGATCCGCTTTGTTCCTTCGCATCGCCATGGTCCAAAACCTGAAGAAAAGAACAGTAACGGGAAAGGTTCATCCCACTGGTTGGAAGAAGAGGAACGGCAGTCAAAGCGACCTCAgtcagctgctccagctgcctCCCCAAGGAGAAGAACAAGGCCAACTCAGACAAAGCAACATCGCTCTCGCTCTGCTGAGTCCCTTCGGACCAAGGCTGAAGACCCCACCCTATTAGAACTGGAGAGGACACAGAAGGATTTAAGTCAGCGCCTTGAGAAAATGACTGCAGGCAGGTCGGTGGAGGCTGACAAGGGGACAATCCACAGACGAGGAGGAACACAGCAGCACCCAAACCCTCAGGGCTGTCAAGGCTCTTCCAAACCAAGAAACCTCAGCACTTCACCCAAGCAGGAAAGGGCACGGTTCAGGAGACACTCATCCGGAGAAAAGGGGGCAAGCACTGAGAAGgaagagaggaaggaaaaagagaATAAAGCAGAGACAGGACCTGTAAGGGTCCTGCCTCCAGAACGCACTCCTCCATCTTTATCAGAGCAGCCTTCACCATCAAACAGGGGTAGGAATTCTGTCAAAAAGCTGATTGACACTTTCAGCCAAGGGGTTGAGGAGAAACGGAATCAACGGTCTGCAAGAGTACTTGGACCTCTCAGAGGTGTCAGAAAATGTGGTATTCCAGTAATACCTGGTTTAGAAAATGGAGAGACTGTCCACGTTGTTAGCAACAGCAACATCCATGAAGGGTTGGGCCTTGGTGTTTCTGACAAAACCGAAGACCTAGATTTGGAAAACTTGCCACCTCCCCCTCCTGAGGTATTAATGGACAATTCATTCGAGACTGCCCAGGAGCCTGCTTCTGTCAACAATGGGGACCGGGCTGGTAGCAAAGGTCGATCCCCACTACTCCAGAGGGCTACAATATCTCAGCGGCTGCGTGCCTCTGTGCAACCTGTAGCAGTACTGCCCAGCCGTGGTAGCTTGCGGTGTGGTCCTCCAGGTTCTTGTTCAGCTTGGCCAGTCCAGCAGGATGACACAATAGAGTCTAAGGGTAGTCAGCTGGGGGTGGAGCCCCAGAGTCAGGAGGCTGTTGTACTCTATGAACAATCAAGGAAGATCATCCACCTTCAGTGCTCCACAGAGTTACCCACAGAGAAAAACCCTGCTGACACCAGGATCAAGAAGGCCTCTACTACCAGGTATGGAGGCGGGGTGAAACAGACAGAAAGCAGCTTGTCTGAGTCAGTATCTTCAACATCCCCCGTGAACATCCCCAGCCAGACTCCTGCTACTCCTCCCATTTCGAGGGCACGCATGCTACCCTCCACTCCTTCCAATGCATCTTCCCAAAACCGTCGACTCCCTAGTCCACCTGTCTTCAAGAGACAACCCACTCCTCCAACCTCAACTAGCCCCTCACCCAGTCGCAAGCTGCCCACACCACCATCCGGACAAAGGACACAGCCAAGCCCCTCACAGCTGCCCAAGACTGGCAGTTCACCCAGCTCACAGTGGAAAGCACCTAGCCCTCCGCTGTCCAAACAAGACGTGACACCAAATACCACCTCATACCCTTTCAAGAATCCTTCACCCCCAGCCTCTCCAAGGGTTCAGAAATGGAGCCGAGATAACACCAGTGAGGGAGCAGTCCCCTTGCCACCTTCTGTTCCGAGAGTGTCTGGCAATGCTCATTCTGTATTCTGCCTTGCTTCTTCCTCTCTGTTTGAAGCCCAGCCTAGGACTATGTCTCAACCCCCACAGGCATGGACTCCAGCTGGGGGCTCTGTGCTCCCACGCCCCTGGGGGGGGGCATGTCGGGGCAGGTTATCAGCGTCTATGCGGAGTCCCCAACCTTTTACCAGACGTAACTATTTGGTTCGGCGACCGAGCCTCAATTTGCCAACCAGGACGGCTGTTGTCTCAATAGCAGAGAgctgtggaagtgagcctgCCATCAGTACACAAGG GCTGGAAGACGGACCAATCGATGAGGAGCCGCTCTGGGGCAACCAATTGGATTTTAGAACTGCCAATCGCTCCGCCTCTCACCCGGACCTTTGCGTTGTCGGCCAGGCTTTACAACGCGAGTGA
- the LOC108940196 gene encoding G-protein coupled receptor family C group 6 member A-like — protein MLYRLCAFVPALCLVLRLGDFQDVCQSTCGAQAPGDILIGVISQCHGEVESLSNRIKPDCFNCTDFILQSFVQASAVIYTIDVINDSGFLPGVRLGYIVCDDCSYPIKALQVLQYLLSDPLNTECSNSSNPLVKAVVGARFSEVSITVARFLGLYMVPEISTSSSADILDDKLRFPSFLRIIPSDVYQTQAIAKFMSFFDWDWVGVVYGDDDYGRSALQSFLMDAGKAKVCVAYQEVVPHYLNNANTDQRIKEVAETIRSSTAQVVLVILKEELVRQLFEEIIRTNSSRIWIASDAWSLAQPLTRIPGINNVGEIFGFSFAIGQNPGFSEFLQNLQPGPGAVNHFIEEYKNLRFECTPELLQYNECIANDPPSLCTRPPSLTFKSPLACSIPDPQQANDDFLIQSVYLNVTFGERLTVWAIAHALRNLLQCNGTHCPGEKNFPPWMLLQELKMVNFTLDNQQFYFDEKGSFVNGYDLIYWARSGNNRDLRVVGRYQPKTGNITVNKENIVWQNADNKVPESKCSTPCPAGKFMKISNVSCCFICTPCDAGTFSNVSNMANCLPCPNNTWSRKGWDQCTLKNENFFGWNEPYAIVLLTFVSLGTLLLLVVFTIFLLNRHSPIVQIAREKLYYTMMASLLVSFGSVVLFMGEPNVHICRARQTMYGLSFTLCVSCILVKALHTFVNSSSFDRNLKPIAIIVVFTTVQVLICTFWLVFDSPRVETIPLDQNMIIWLQCNEGQGVGFGIMLSYIGLLAFICIWVAFKGRKVPHRFNETGYIIFSMVIYLLVWICFIPIYVTKNEHRSDVQASAILVSNYGIIFSHFLPKCYMILCKKKSNLQHTAYLDRLKFLRA, from the exons ATGCTGTATCGGCTGTGTGCGTTTGTTCCGGCGCTGTGTTTGGTGCTGCGACTGGGGGACTTCCAGGATGTCTGTCAGTCTACCTGTGGAGCCCAGGCACCTGGAGACATCCTGATAGGAGTGATCAGCCAGTGCCACGGCGAAGTGGAGTCCCTGAGCAACCGCATAAAACCAGATTGTTTCAACTGCACAGA ttttattttgcagtcaTTTGTGCAAGCCTCAGCTGTCATCTATACAATTGATGTGATCAACGACTCCGGCTTCCTTCCTGGAGTGCGCTTAGGATACATCGTCTGTGACGACTGCTCGTACCCAATCAAAGCACTACAAGTATTGCAGTATCTGTTAAGTGATCCTCTGAATACCGAATGCAGTAACTCCAGCAACCCCCTGGTCAAGGCTGTGGTTGGAGCTCGCTTCTCCGAGGTGTCCATCACTGTGGCAAGGTTTCTAGGACTGTACATGGTTCCAGAG ATTAGCACATCATCTTCTGCAGACATCCTAGACGACAAGCTGCGGTTTCCATCTTTTTTGCGCATCATTCCCAGCGATGTGTACCAGACTCAAGCCATTGCTAAGTTCATGTCATTTTTTGACTGGGACTGGGTCGGTGTGGTCTACGGTGATGATGACTATGGCAGGTCTGCCCTGCAGAGCTTCCTGATGGATGCAGGGAAGGCTAAGGTATGTGTGGCCTATCAGGAGGTGGTACCCCACTACCTGAACAATGCAAACACAGATCAAAGAATCAAAGAAGTTGCAGAGACGATTCGCTCCTCAACAGCTCAGGTTGTACTGGTCATCCTGAAAGAGGAACTAGTAAGGCAgctttttgaagaaattattCGAACCAACTCCTCCCGAATCTGGATCGCCAGTGATGCCTGGTCTTTGGCCCAGCCCTTGACCAGGATACCGGGGATCAACAATGTGGGGGAAATCTTTGGCTTCAGCTTTGCCATAGGGCAAAATCCAGGTTTCAGTGAGTTCCTTCAGAACCTCCAGCCAGGTCCAGGGGCTGTGAACCACTTTATTGAGGAGTACAAAAACCTGAGGTTTGAATGCACTCCAGAGCTACTGCAgtacaatgagtgcattgcCAACGACCCTCCATCCCTCTGCACCAGGCCACCCTCCCTCACTTTCAAATCTCCACTGGCCTGCAGCATCCCAGACCCCCAGCAAGCTAATGACGACTTCCTGATACaaagtgtgtatttaaatgtgacCTTTGGAGAAAGATTGACTGTATGGGCTATAGCTCATGCCTTGAGGAATCTCCTGCAGTGCAATGGGACTCATTGTCCAGGAGAGAAGAATTTTCCTCCTTGGATG CTCCTGCAAGAGCTTAAAATGGTGAATTTCACATTAGACAATCAACAGTTTTACTTTGATGAAAAAGGCAGCTTTGTGAATGGCTATGACCTGATTTACTGGGCAAGATCTGGAAATAATCGAGATCTCCGTGTGGTAGGAAGATATCAACCAAAGACTGGAAATATTACAgtcaacaaagaaaatattgtgtGGCAAAATGCAGACAATAAG GTTCCAGAGTCTAAATGCTCAACACCATGCCCCGCGGgtaaatttatgaaaatttcCAATGTATCTTGCTGCTTCATCTGTACCCCATGCGATGCAGGGACCTTCTCTAATGTCTCGA ATATGGCCAACTGCTTACCATGCCCTAACAACACATGGTCACGGAAAGGCTGGGACCAGTGCACTCTAAAAAACGAGAACTTCTTTGGGTGGAATGAGCCTTATGCCATTGTCTTGCTAACTTTTGTGAGCTTGGGGACCCTGCTGCTGCTCGTGGTCTTCACTATTTTTTTGCTGAACCGGCACAGCCCCATTGTGCAGATTGCAAGAGAGAAACTGTACTACACCATGATGGCCAGCCTGTTGGTCAGCTTTGGAAGTGTGGTACTCTTCATGGGTGAGCCAAACGTCCACATCTGCCGGGCCCGGCAGACCATGTATGGTCTGAGCTTTACCCTTTGTGTCTCCTGCATCCTGGTGAAGGCACTTCACACGTTTGTTAATTCCAGTTCATTCGATCGCAACCTGAAACCCATCGCCATCATTGTAGTTTTCACGACAGTCCAAGTGCTCATTTGCACCTTCTGGTTGGTGTTTGATTCACCAAGGGTGGAGACCATCCCCTTAGACCAAAACATGATCATCTGGTTGCAGTGCAATGAGGGACAGGGGGTGGGCTTTGGCATCATGCTCAGTTACATTGGACTTCTGGCCTTCATCTGCATCTGGGTGGCCTTCAAAGGCAGGAAGGTCCCACATCGGTTCAATGAGACAGGCTACATCATCTTCAGTATGGTCATCTACCTTTTGGTGTGGATCTGTTTCATCCCAATCTATGTGACTAAGAATGAACACCGTTCAGATGTCCAGGCTTCCGCCATTCTAGTCTCCAACTATGGCATTATTTTCAGCCACTTTCTCCCTAAGTGCTACATGATCCTCTGCAAGAA AAAAAGCAACCTGCAACATACTGCTTACCTTGATAGGCTTAAGTTCTTACGT GCATAA